The Bernardetia sp. ABR2-2B DNA window CGAACAGAAGTTACATTTTCTCCATCTCCCAAAATTTCTTGTGTTTCTGTATTCCAAAGAATTTCGATGTTTTCTTTCGTTTGAACACGTTGTTGCATAATGTTCGAGGCACGAAGTTCATCACGACGTACAATCATATATACTTTCTTGCATAGTTTTGCCAAATAACTTGCTTCTTCACAAGCAGTATCTCCACCACCAACAATAGCAACTGTTTGCCCTCTGAAAAAGAAGCCATCACAAACAGCACACGCAGAAACTCCTTTTCCGTTGTATTCAGCCTCGGAAGGCAAACCAAGCCATTTTGCAGCAGCACCAGTAGAAATAACAATAGATTCAGCTTCAATTCGGATTCCAGAATCATCATAAGCAACATGAATTCCTCCTTCTTTACTAAGCTCTACCTTTTCGATAACACCATAACGCAAATCTGTACCAAAACGACCTGCTTGTTTATCTAAGTCTTGCATCATTTGAGGCCCCATTACTCCATCAGCGTATCCAGGGAAATTTTCTACATCATTTGTGATAGTAAGCTGCCCACCTGGTTGTTGTCCTTTGTATAAAATTGGTTCTAGTCCTGCACGGGCTGCATAAATAGCTGCCGTATAACCTGCTGGTCCTGAGCCAATGATTAGACACTTTGTTGTATGTACTTCTGACATAATTCTTTATTTTTAGTTATTAATATAAAGGTTTTTTTATTGAGTTAGCTTTCCCTTCTAATTAAGTTAATCTATATAATTTTACTTTAAGTTACAAAAGAAACGATTTTTTATGAGAAATGGTTTTGAATATTATAATTACAGGATTTTTTAATAAAATATTCTGAAACTTTAAATATTACTCTCTCCATTTTTTTAGGAAAGTGAGAAAACTAGCTATTTTATTGTTCTTTACTCAAATTATCAGCGTTTTGCTTCTTACCTACCTTACCTCTTCTCTAATAAAATTGTCAATTCTATCTAAAAATTATCAGTTTCTGTAAAATTCCCTTGATTTCTCTCATTTTTAAGCTGTTTTGGTCGTTTTGCTTTATCCAATAAAAATAGCCTTTTATCTTAAAGTATATTTATGTTTATCGAAAACGAAGGTAGTTTGGCACTTCAAGGCAATTTCTTGCGTGGATTTTGAATAGTATCTATCAATTCTGAGCAATTCTAAAGCAGCAAACTTAAAATAAAGAATGTGATAAGACTTACAAGAATCTCCAAAAGAAATTTATATTCATAACGACCAACTGGCTACACGATTTTTTAATTATTTTCAATTATGATAAACTATATATTCTACAAAACGGAAGAACTATTCTACCAGCTATTTTCAAATAGTAGTCGTTATCGCAAGACTGCCGAAGCAATGAATGCAGAGAACTATTATGAGTTACAAGCTGTTTTAGAATCACATTTGCGTAGAGGATATGGATATGCAGAATTTCAAAATTGGAAAGATGCCATTAGAGAGTTTGAGCAAGTATTAGCCATTCATCCAAATCATACAGAGGCTCTTTTTGGCTTGGCAGTTTCGTTTTATAATCGTTGGTTGGATTATGGAAAAGCAAAAGACAAATATCGTGCAGCAGGTTTGGCTCGTCGTTGTGTGGATAATGAACCACAACATTATAAAGCGATGCAACTTTTAAGTCAGATTTATAAAGGAGCAGCTTTAGAAGAAGCCATGAAGAAACGCTCTTTGCATACCAATATTATGATGGGACTTGTAGGTGTGATGTTTCTTTCAGGTGGATATTTGGGATATAGTTATTTAGAACAAGGAGCTAATCAAGTTTCATTTGCAGATGAACTATTAACTCTGAACAATATTACCCATAATACGGCTAATCTAGCTTTTGATAGGGAAAGTTTGCCTATGCAAGCTACAGGTTCTCTCAAATCAATTACGATTTTGGAAGATGAAGGACTTCATTTGCCCGTAGAGTGGATAATAAATCCAAAGTTTGAAGGATTGAAGCTAGAAGTAGAACAGTCTAAGTTCAAGAATTTTAATGGAGCTTATTCATATAATTTGTTAGCTGACTTATATGTATCTAGTGGTTCAATTTCTAATCTAAAACTCAAAATTGAGCTTTTAGATAGAGATGGAAATGCCATAGCACAAGATGTAGTACAGGCAATAGAAACCTTTGACCCAGTAGCTAGAAAAGGAGAATCAATTCCGTTTCGTTATTTGGAGTACAGAGAAGATTTTGTAGAAAATGCAGCTTTAGTTAGAATACGAGTAGAAAAAGTAGAATATGGTGAGAATACAGAAGTAAATACTGTTCCTTTGAGCTTGGAATGGAATGATATGAGTGATTTTAATCCAAATATTTTACTTTCCGAAAGAGCAAGTAACTTACAAGAAATAGAAGAAAACGAACAAACAGGAACTTTTCATCACTTTGAATGGGAAATTCAAAATGCCACAGAAAAAGGACAAATCAAGCTCTTACAAGCAGAAGTTAAATGGCTAGGACATCAGGGAGAAGTTTTGGATAGCAGAACAACTTATCTAATAAACTCATCTGAACCTACTTTGAAAGCAAATCAAATCCGAAGTATCGGAAGAGCATATCGTTTGGAAGGAGTAAATAAAAAAGATATTGCTAGTTATTCAGTAACAATAAAAGAAATTGAAGACTAATAGACGTTGTTTGTAAGCATACAAATAACAACATAATAATATTCAAAATTAAGGATAGGATAGGATTGAAAATGGCGTAGGAATTTTTCCTACGCTATTTTTGTGCTTTTTATAGAGTAAATCTTACTCCATTGACAAAACTTTAATTTTTTGATCAAATTTAGTTTCACTAGTCATTGGATTATTGAGTATTTTTTTAATTTCTATTAATCCATATCTGAAAAAAGAGTATTCATTATATCCATTTGAACAGACTCTTATTTTTGTTTTTTTATGTTTCCATTCTCCTACTTTGTAACACCAAACAAAGGCAATGGAACACAAAGCAATTAATTTAGCTATTTTATTTGGTTCTGTTAATTTTGTATTTTCTAAGTTAAAACCTTGTGATTTTAGTGCTTTAAACAACGTTTCGATTTCCCAACGTTGTTTATAAATTTCAAAAATATTATCCAATAAAACAGGTGATGCTAAATAAATATATCCTTTTTGTGTTCGACTTACAGATAAATATACCTCTGCTTCATTGACTACAAATGTTCCATCTAGTTGATAGGTTTCTGAAATCGAAAGCCCTCTACACCATGCTACAATAGACTTTGTTTTCCCTTTTCTAGTAGCTTTAAAGTTAGATTTTATACGCATTACAAAATCAAATTTTTTTGTAGCTAAATAGAAAAACCATTTTTTACCTATAAACTCTCTATCTGCTACAAGAGCAGTAATAGATAAATTAGGAAATTGATTTAAGAAATCTTCTATCAAATCAATTCGTTGTTGAGTAGCTGAATTTCCTGTCCTCGAAAGTACAGACCAACAAAGAGGAATAGATACCCCTTTATGAGCTGCTGAGAGAAGCAAAATATTAATATGCTCTTTTCCAACTTTCCAATTCGTTCTATCCAAACACAGTACGATATTTTCCCATTGTTCAATGCCTTCTAAGGAAATAATCAAATTAGTAATTGCTTGAAAATCAAGCTCATAATAATTTAAAAAGCGTTCTATACGACGTAAAGAAGAACTGTATTCTACATTCCTTTCAAACGCAGTTGCAATTTGAATTAAACCTCCTAGACCTACCTTTATAACAGCTATTACAAAAAGACCTATAAATTGAACTCGGGCTAAATGAAACCCTTTTAAATGAGAAGATAAAACACTAACTAATTTTGTAACTTTACCACTAGAAGCATACTTTGCTTTCGCCATAATTGAGAAAATTTTGTGAGAAAAATTTTGTGAGAAACTCAATTATGGCTTTTTTTTATCTAAATTTAAAATCTTTTGTCAGAGGACTGAGAGAGTAAATATTTGTTTATATAGTTTTTGTATATTTTTTTATTAAAAAAAATATACAAAAAATTTCACGGTTATTTTCAATTAGTCTTTTATATCATCAGAAGAGTTTTTTTGATAAAAAAAATAAAATTCTTTAAAAAGTCCACGATTTTTGTTTAATTTTACTTTACAACTATAATAAACTGCTGTTATCGTAATTCATGTACAAACACTACTTTTTTCTGAATTAAAGTAGTAATTGATTTACTCACATTTATTTTTTTACTAAAAAAAATTATGATTATGAAGAATATAGTATTCTTCGGTGACAGTTTGACAGAAGGGTATGGTTTACAATCAAGCCAAGCACCTCCTGCTCTTATCCAACAAAAGATAGATAAGTATGGCTTACTCTATACTGCCATTAATGCTGGTGTGAATGGTGATACTACACATAGTGCTATAATGCGTTTACCAAATGTATTGCAACAACAAGAAGTAGATATTTTCGTACTTGCTTTGGGTATAAATGACCTTTTTAGAGGAATTGCTCCTCAAAAAATGGAACAAAACCTCACACAAATTATCGAACGCACAAAGGCACAATATCCAAATGTTATGATTGTGATGGCAAAAGTAAAAATACCTATTGAGTTACTTATTGGCTTTGGAATGATGGGACAAATTGCTGCACAGTATGCTGTTCAGTACCAGAAAGTCTATGAAAATATAGCCAAAAAATACAATTCTCCTTTGATTACTTCTTTATTGGAAGGCGTAATAGGCGAGGTACACCTAAATCTTGCTGACCGTTTACATCCGAATGCACAAGGTTATGAATTGGTAGCAGACACAATATGGCAAACTATTTATCCAATTTTACGTCAGAGTTACACTAATTAAAACTACTCTTATTTTATACTACTTCAACTTTTATAATTAACTTTCCCTAAAACTATAAATGATAGTAGAGTATAAATGAATTGATTTCGATTTTATAAATGCTCTACTACTTAAAATAATACCCTTTACTTTTCAATGAAAGTAAAGGGTATTATTTTTTTGATAAAGAAATTTTCTTACAAATCTTGCGCTCCAACAATAAATTCAGAAAGGTCTAAGACTTTGATTTCTTTCTCTTTATTGAAGTGTTTTATTCCATCTCCCATCATTGTCATACAGAACGGACAACCCACAGCTACATAATCTGGACGAGCTGCAACGGCTTCTTCTGCACGTTCGATATTGACTTCTTTCTTACCTTTTTCGGCATCTTTGAACATCTGCGCTCCCCCTGCACCACAACAAAGCCCTTTAGACTTGCAGCGTTTCATTTCTACTAATTCGGCATCTAATTTTTCCAAAACTTCACGAGGAGCTTCATAAATATCATTTGCTCTACCCAAATAACAAGAATCGTGATAAGTAATTCTTTTTCCTTTAAACTCTCCTCCTCCAAATTTCACTTTTCCTTCGTTGATTAGCTTTTGAAGGTATTGAGAATGATGAATAACATCATAATTTCCACCTAATTCTGGATATTCATTTTTCAACGTATTGAAACAATGAGGACAAGCCGTAACAATATTTTTGATATTATAATTATTCAAAACCTCAATGTTCATTGCTGCCTGCATCTGAAATGTAAATTCATCACCAGCACGACGAGCAGGGTCGCCCGTACAGCTTTCTTCTGTTCCCAAAACAGCAAAGTTGATATTTGCTTTATTCAAGATACGAATCATCGCACGAGTAACAGCTTTATAACGGTCGTCATACGAACCAGCACAGCCTACCCAAAATAATATCTCTGGAGATTTTCCTTCAGCAGAAAGTTCTGCCATTGTAGGAATTTTTAATGTTTCTTCGCTCATATTTTTTATGTTTATTTTCTCTAGTTCAAGCGTCGACACTTGAACTAGAGAAAAGGATTAAATCTTTATTTTAGAAACTATTGTCAAAGTCAGACTACTGACTATTAGCAAAGTTTTAATTCTAACAAAATTGGATTAACTGATAACTGAAAAGTTACTGGTTACCGTTTTTAAGTTCATCAGCCCACTTAAAGCGTTCTGTTGGAGCAAATGCCCAAGGCGCACCATTATTTCCTACATTTGTTAGCATTGCTTTCCACGCATCAGGAACATCAGCTTCTTCCATTGCCACATAACGACGCATCTCCAAAATAGGCTCTAATGGATTAATGTTTACTGGACAGGCATCTACACAAGCATTACAAGAAGTACATGCCATTAGCTCTTCTTTTGTTACGTAATCACCATACAACATTTTATCATCTGGCTTGTAGTATTCTCCCATTTCGTCCATACGTTCTCCGATTTCATCGGCACGTTGGCGAACATTCATGACAATCTTACGAGGGGATAATTTTTTACCTGTCATATTTGCAGGACAAACATCTGTACAACGTCCACACTGCGTACAGGTATAAGCATCTAAGATATTTCTCCACGTCAAATCAGTAACATCTTTTGCACCAAAAGAAGGGATTTCATCGTCTGCTGCATTTGCATCTGACTCTAGTGTTCCCATCGTAATCTGAACTTCTTTAGTAATAGAATCCATATTGTTCATTTCTCCAGTAGGCTTCAAACGAGTAAAATATACATTTGGAAAAGCAAGGAAAATATGAAGGTGTTTTGAATAGGTTACATAAATTGCAAAGCCTAAAATACCCATAATATGAAACCACCAAGCTCCACGTTCTAATAAGACAAGCTGGGTAGTTGTAAGTCCGTCATAAAGTGGAATCAGTGTTTGACTGACCAAAAAACGAACAGGATTATTTTCAAAAACTCCGTAATGAGCTGCATCAACATTATTTATAACATCAATACCATTTGCCAAATCCATTGCTCTCATTTGCAAGATAGAATCTGTTGCATTCATCGTAAAAAGGAAAAACATCAAGATAATCTCAAAAACTAAGATAAGGTTTGCATCAAGATGCGCCCAACCTTTCATTTCAGGCTTATCAAAACGCTCTACTTTTACAACATTACGACGGATAAGGAAAATAACACAGGTAGCTAAAACACCAAAAGCGAGTAATTCAAAAAAGCCAATCAAGATTTGATAAACAGTTGAGCCAAGCAATGGCGCAAAAATACGGTGTTGTCCTGTAATTCCATCAATAACGATTTCCAAAACTTCGATATTAATCAAAAGGAAACCTGCATAAATAACAAGGTGCATCAAACCTACAAACGGACGTGCAAACATCTTTTTCTGTCCGAAAGCAATCAAAATCATCAGCTTCAAACGTTCGGAAGGATTATGTGCAGCTTTCCACTCTTTTCCTAATTCGATATTGCGTCGAATATATTTATAGCGCATAAAAATTACACCTGCCGTAACCAAAAGAGCAGTTACGAAGAACATAATTTGAAATAAGGAAGTAAAAATTTCTAATTGTTTCATAAAAAAGGGCTATATAAAAATGAATATCTAATTAAAGTGTATAGTTGTCGTAATTTTTTGTTCTTATTTTTGTTTTAAGTATTGAGTAGGAAACTTCAAAATAAACTTGAAAGTTTTGACAATAGAATTAAATATAGAGAATTGTAAAGACAATAAATAGAACGGAGCAGTAAAACTACTCGGTTTGCATAACAAATTTGCAAAGAAAGAACTGATTTTGATAATTTAGAGATAGAATTAGTTAGTTTTTATATTAATTTAGAATGATTCTATTTTTTTATTTTTCTATAAAACTCTCTTCTAAACGAGAAAAAGTCTATTTGATAATTTAATCAAATAGACTTTTCAGCTTCTTTCAAAACTAGAGTATTAAGAAAATAGTATTTATGAGTTTTGTCTTTTTGAAATTGCTCGTCCATTTAAGT harbors:
- a CDS encoding IS4 family transposase, with the translated sequence MAKAKYASSGKVTKLVSVLSSHLKGFHLARVQFIGLFVIAVIKVGLGGLIQIATAFERNVEYSSSLRRIERFLNYYELDFQAITNLIISLEGIEQWENIVLCLDRTNWKVGKEHINILLLSAAHKGVSIPLCWSVLSRTGNSATQQRIDLIEDFLNQFPNLSITALVADREFIGKKWFFYLATKKFDFVMRIKSNFKATRKGKTKSIVAWCRGLSISETYQLDGTFVVNEAEVYLSVSRTQKGYIYLASPVLLDNIFEIYKQRWEIETLFKALKSQGFNLENTKLTEPNKIAKLIALCSIAFVWCYKVGEWKHKKTKIRVCSNGYNEYSFFRYGLIEIKKILNNPMTSETKFDQKIKVLSME
- a CDS encoding (Fe-S)-binding protein codes for the protein MKQLEIFTSLFQIMFFVTALLVTAGVIFMRYKYIRRNIELGKEWKAAHNPSERLKLMILIAFGQKKMFARPFVGLMHLVIYAGFLLINIEVLEIVIDGITGQHRIFAPLLGSTVYQILIGFFELLAFGVLATCVIFLIRRNVVKVERFDKPEMKGWAHLDANLILVFEIILMFFLFTMNATDSILQMRAMDLANGIDVINNVDAAHYGVFENNPVRFLVSQTLIPLYDGLTTTQLVLLERGAWWFHIMGILGFAIYVTYSKHLHIFLAFPNVYFTRLKPTGEMNNMDSITKEVQITMGTLESDANAADDEIPSFGAKDVTDLTWRNILDAYTCTQCGRCTDVCPANMTGKKLSPRKIVMNVRQRADEIGERMDEMGEYYKPDDKMLYGDYVTKEELMACTSCNACVDACPVNINPLEPILEMRRYVAMEEADVPDAWKAMLTNVGNNGAPWAFAPTERFKWADELKNGNQ
- the trxB gene encoding thioredoxin-disulfide reductase; this translates as MSEVHTTKCLIIGSGPAGYTAAIYAARAGLEPILYKGQQPGGQLTITNDVENFPGYADGVMGPQMMQDLDKQAGRFGTDLRYGVIEKVELSKEGGIHVAYDDSGIRIEAESIVISTGAAAKWLGLPSEAEYNGKGVSACAVCDGFFFRGQTVAIVGGGDTACEEASYLAKLCKKVYMIVRRDELRASNIMQQRVQTKENIEILWNTETQEILGDGENVTSVRLLNNQKNETFQIDVQGFFVAIGHKPNTDIFKGQLDMDDANYLITQNDSTLTNIPGVFASGDAQDKIYRQAVTAAGTGCMAALDAERYLVEKEAMVNA
- a CDS encoding (Fe-S)-binding protein, which codes for MSEETLKIPTMAELSAEGKSPEILFWVGCAGSYDDRYKAVTRAMIRILNKANINFAVLGTEESCTGDPARRAGDEFTFQMQAAMNIEVLNNYNIKNIVTACPHCFNTLKNEYPELGGNYDVIHHSQYLQKLINEGKVKFGGGEFKGKRITYHDSCYLGRANDIYEAPREVLEKLDAELVEMKRCKSKGLCCGAGGAQMFKDAEKGKKEVNIERAEEAVAARPDYVAVGCPFCMTMMGDGIKHFNKEKEIKVLDLSEFIVGAQDL
- a CDS encoding arylesterase gives rise to the protein MKNIVFFGDSLTEGYGLQSSQAPPALIQQKIDKYGLLYTAINAGVNGDTTHSAIMRLPNVLQQQEVDIFVLALGINDLFRGIAPQKMEQNLTQIIERTKAQYPNVMIVMAKVKIPIELLIGFGMMGQIAAQYAVQYQKVYENIAKKYNSPLITSLLEGVIGEVHLNLADRLHPNAQGYELVADTIWQTIYPILRQSYTN